A window from Vespa velutina chromosome 13, iVesVel2.1, whole genome shotgun sequence encodes these proteins:
- the LOC124953751 gene encoding sushi, von Willebrand factor type A, EGF and pentraxin domain-containing protein 1-like isoform X2: protein MLMSHWRILLLINGVSFLFAKYSNISEFRSSNTFKIQTADGIDLISTIWNHGKEHNNKNQYLDKNFESSNKMIRRKADLLSHLLKIHINRLRNETDEVELVFLVDGSGSIGLNNFRSELNFVKKLLSEFTVEPLTTRVAIVTFGGRRNINRNVDQISKTGRDNHKCYLLNRQLNNISYTGGGTYTRGALFEALAILEKGREGAKKVIFLITDGFSNGGDPRPVADLLKNAGVMIFTFGIRTGNVKELHDIASNPEYTHSYFLDSFAEFEALARRALHHGKYVPVAVSSDCDILCMSNEMNKVREKNCCDDLAICSCGITTGHYACICPIGFFGSGFKGSCQPCPNGTYASGYISGDSTSICIPCPDVNHVTLKVPATTVEDCVCAFGFTTDGKKCEVITCPKLKVPENGYLVKANACSNVVNAACGIRCRIGFQLTGDSIRLCGKDGTWSGNEPQCSLKTCPALRAPLHGRVRCQHDDVYQDRMKDDLTSHPIDTRCQFRCDVGYQLRGSKVRNCLPVSRWDGLETTCKPIKCEPLKQLANGMIFPTNCTGPEKLSFAMNCTVLCKEGYKLEGPRSRYCGGRAGVWSQRCSVNRCVDNTPPVIACPSSITIESLPNKNYAYVNWTIPEATDNDSDSVVVWSKPHVVLPRKMKIGTRTIVYVAQDASRNKAKCKFQVKVIDKEPPMVENCIDPPVILSDRETGAINITWNEPGFYDNSKLPIRIEQSHRLEDNAFPIGKTQIIYNATDMYGNIANCILNITVKDVCKNITLSSNKRINCLYNSNETSQCMNICNEGYELVQETTYLGPMNEDMPFKCNSENGTSNDYVISDCLESEQLKTVYVEGNIVLEGDTKSFCNNSTNLRELTDRITEDLKSKLIDICNNDVECNLVSFDPECEDDIFTSKNLYSSLVRFRRNERQDEDKIKRKREKIEIKFKFIGKIIKENLDDPKKGLQKLREKIQLMTHSGELDLLNNKTNQEIAKLALNLHIVFGEIQDFCEPGSIPRKHTCIKCPLGTFHDISARRCRPCPFGEYQDASGSIQCKQCPEHTYTRRMRTKSLQECISVCQPGYYSKRRHHGSIISVEPCISCTFGFYQPKYGQITCLPCPANTTTQNRGSVTINECINLDITKNDICYTKPCLNDGQCLEKEDEDFSCECRDYYVGTQCEIFQNPCRSSPCLNEGLCIVHEANKKMPYYCSCKSAYTGQNCEVYIDECTHNPCQNDGKCVSTENDYVCICKDGFEGDFCETSVNYCDSMPCEKGSTCNIVNQTWYCSCKSGFLGRRCNLLPCDWLPCHENSICINIMEKNATRNSYRCECPIGYTGKDCSRKIDYCSISPCKNGGQCKNISFNYTCICPPSFIGNNCEIELTSDYIMHFVRSSTTNYVMMKGPIKNMSQLTITVWLQSMDTFNYGTVLSYATHDEDNALTVTDYNGFVLYINGHGVVTDIKINDGYWHFLCITWENTNGSWNIFLDGILKDTGTNLAKGLTIPGNGSFIIGQEQDRMGGGFSESESFVGNITLLDIWDSAFTNDYIMHLYRTCEKYYGTLYTWSHILEHIYGDIMIISSHFCRGCSLPVVPFRGNINTTEDLLEATYYCDTGYVLKFGGKEQEVLRRKCLKNGEWEGSDTPKCLKVKCGFPGYFPRGYIRGWSYFFGDEIYYSCISGYELHGSIRRVCKSNGKWSGSPPLCIGVTCKSLLAPENGDIEYIIEENERDDITILQAGQQIEFKCDSGFRLVGEKYLTCLETGIWNHDNPVCIPYSCPPPMKIEHGYMKIITNGNEKSFSSFKFKENSTNDPFVRNYSYGDTIEYFCDPGYKFENINDSSTMFTLQCSNNGLWTSYFPNCILIKCPWPNLIEDGKIFLSIEGNLTLEISRVSKGSNWTQYFNNKELKENFISNTKIFVTCNSGYTLIGENSRVCSNDGTWIPDNQICEPLNCPISNHLVSRFLNINALNNVHYKSEKYKEGNYKNVNNSYGNIHFYIEGDIYNKRILMICQNSMNDSNSFTVDERLNITWICNEASQWKLVNFLQYNNKFIQIHDSKNETCEGILCATLINITNINMNDLKNVTNIFTFSCQRNYILEGTETLTCHSNGTWSAMPSCKHVTCRKPTLPVTAVLKQNETDYNVDDIINFECIPGYRIFGQSTAKCLPNGKWSKMRGRCSKISCGKPVVPPGIIVQGPSYLFREQLAYICPNGKKVGSITCKSDGKWSDPPQCTNK from the exons atgttaatgtcACATTGGAGAATACTTCTATTAATCAATGgagtttcttttctatttgcaAAGTACTCTAACATAAGTGAATTTCGATCAAGCAATACTTTCAAGATTCAGACCGCCGATGGCATCGATTTAATATCGACAATTTGGAACCATGGCAaggaacataataataaaaatcaatatttagaTAAGAATTTCGAAAGTAGTAACAAAATGATCCGACGAAAGGCAGACTTGTTATCGCATCTTTTAAAGATCCATATAAATCGCTTGAGAAACGAGACCGATGAG GTAGAACTCGTATTCCTCGTGGATGGATCTGGTTCAATTGGtctaaataattttcgtaGCGAACtcaatttcgtaaaaaaactTCTATCAGAATTTACGGTAGAACCTTTAACCACCAGAGTTGCAATCGTCACAtttggaggaagaagaaacatcAATCGTAATGTTGATCAAATATCGAAAACTGGAAGGGACAAtcataaatgttatttacttAACAGGCAACTTAACAACATCAGTTATACCGGTGGTGGAACGTATACGCGTGGTGCGCTTTTTGAAGCTCTC GCTATTCTCGAGAAAGGCCGGGAAGGAGCAAAAAAGGTAATATTTCTCATAACCGATGGCTTCAGCAATGGTGGAGATCCACGCCCTGTTGCTGATCTTTTGAAGAATGCTGGCGTTATGATATTTACTTTTGGGATACGTACGGGCAACGTGAAAGAACTTCACGATATCGCCAGTAATCCTGAATACACTCATAGTTACTTTTTGGATAGTTTCGCCGAATTCGAAGCTTTGGCTCGTCGTGCTTTACATCATG GAAAATATGTGCCTGTAGCAGTTAGCAGCGATTGCGATATTTTATGTATGAGCAATGAAATGAACaaagttagagagaaaaactGTTGCGATGATTTAGCGATCTGTTCGTGCGGCATAACAACCGGTCATTACGCTTGTATTTGCCCGATAGGATTCTTTGGTTCTGGTTTTAAAGGTTCTTGCCAAC CATGTCCAAATGGGACGTACGCTTCCGGTTATATTTCTGGAGATTCAACGTCTATCTGTATACCTTGTCCAGATGTTAATCATGTCACTCTGAAGGTACCTGCTACTACAGTGGAAGATTGTGTTTGTGCTTTTGGATTCACTACTGATGGAAAAAAATGTGAAG tCATAACGTGCCCAAAATTAAAAGTACCAGAAAATGGATATCTAGTGAAAGCGAATGCTTGTAGCAACGTGGTGAACGCTGCTTGTGGTATAAGATGTAGAATTGGATTTCAACTGACCGGTGATAGTATTCGACTTTGTGGAAAGGATGGAACTTGGTCTGGTAATGAACCACAGTGTTCAC taAAGACTTGCCCAGCACTGCGAGCACCGCTACATGGACGTGTTCGTTGTCAGCACGACGATGTTTATCAGGATCGAATGAAAGATGATTTAACTTCGCATCCGATCGATACGCGTTGCCAATTTAGATGTGACGTTGGCTACCAATTGCGAGGAAGTAAAGTGCGAAATTGTTTGCCTGTTTCGCGTTGGGATGGTCTGGAAACAACTTGCAAACCGATTAAATGTGAACCTCTAAAGCAATTAGCAAATGGTATGATTTTCCCTACGAACTGCACGGGTCCTGAAAAGTTATCCTTCGCGATGAACTGTACTGTCTTATGCAAAGAAGGATACAAGCTGGAAGGACCACGAAGTAGATACTGTGGTGGACGCGCAGGTGTTTGGTCACAACGTTGCAGCGTCAATCGCTGCGTAg aCAACACACCACCAGTCATTGCATGTCCTTCTTCTATAACCATTGAGAGTTTGCCCAATAAGAATTATGCCTATGTTAACTGGACTATACCAGAAGCTACTGATAACGACAGTGATTCCGTTGTTGTGTGGAGCAAACCACACGTTGTTCTTCCACGGAAGATGAAAATTGGTACTCGTACTATCGTTTATGTAGCGCAAGATGCAAGTAGGAATAAAGCAAAATGTAAATTCCAGGTCAAAGTGATCG ATAAGGAACCACCGATGGTAGAAAATTGTATAGATCCTCCAGTAATACTTTCTGATCGTGAAACTGGAGCGATTAATATCACCTGGAATGAGCCAGGATTTTACGACAATTCGAAGCTACCGATAAGAATCGAGCAAAGTCATCGACTTGAGGATAATGCGTTTCCAATTGGTAAaacacaaattatatataatgccACCGATATGTACGGAAACATTGCGAATTGTATATTAAACATCACTGTTAAAg ATGTATGCAAGAATATTACGTTATCTTCGAACAAGcgtataaattgtttatacaaTTCGAATGAAACGTCACAATGTATGAATATCTGTAATGAAGGCTATGAACTTGTGCAGGAGACAACGTATCTTGGTCCTATGAACGAGGATATGCCATTTAAATGTAACTCGGAAAATGGAACTTCGAACGATTATGTTATATCCGATTGCTTGG AATCTGAACAACTAAAAACTGTATATGTAGAAGGAAATATCGTTCTTGAGGGCGATACTAAATCGTTCTGTAATAACTCAACAAATCTTCGGGAA TTAACCGATCGTATTACTGAAGACTTAAAGTCGAAGCTAATCGACATCTGCAATAATGACGTTGAATGTAATCTTGTGAGCTTTGATCCTGAATGCGAAGACGACATTTTTActtcgaaaaatttatattcaagtTTGGTAAGATTTCGAAGGAATGAAAGGCAAGATGAAgacaaaataaagagaaaaagagaaaagatcgaaattaagtttaaattcattg gaaagataattaaagaaaatttagacGATCCAAAAAAAGGATTGCAAAAGTTAAGAGAAAAGATCCAATTGATGACACATTCTGGAGAATTGGATCTACTAAATAATAAGACTAATCAAGAGATAGCTAAACTTGCACTTAATTTGCACATAGTATTTGGAGAAATACAAGATTTTTGTGAGCCTGGCAGTATACCTAGAAAGCATACTTGCA tAAAATGTCCTTTAGGTACTTTCCACGATATTTCCGCACGACGATGTCGACCATGTCCTTTTGGAGAGTATCAGGATGCAAGTGGATCTATACAATGCAAACAATGTCCTGAACATACTTATACTAGAAGGATGCGTACAAAATCATTACAAGAGTGTATAT cTGTTTGTCAGCCAGGATATTATTCTAAACGTAGACATCATGGATCTATTATATCTGTAGAACCTTGTATATCTTGTACTTTTGGATTTTATCAACCGAAATATGGTCAAATAACATGTCTACCATGTCCCGCGAATACAACTACACAAAATCGTGGTTCTGTAACTATAAATGAATGCATAAATCttgatataacaaaaaatgacATTTGTTATACAAAACCTTGCTTGAATGATGGTCAGTGTTTGgaaaaagaggatgaagaTTTCAGTTGTGAATGTCGTGATTATTATGTTg gcacacaatgtgaaatatttcaaaatccaTGTAGATCTTCACCATGCTTAAATGAAGGATTATGCATTGTACACGaagctaataaaaaaatgccATATTATTGTTCTTGTAAAAGTGCTTATACTGGACAGAATTGTGAG gTTTATATTGATGAATGTACTCATAATCCTTGTCAAAATGATGGAAAATGTGTAAGCACAGAGAAtgattacgtatgtatatgtaaagatGGTTTTGAAG GTGATTTCTGTGAAACATCTGTTAATTATTGTGATTCAATGCCTTGTGAAAAGGGATCAACATGTAACATTGTGAATCAAACATGGTATTGTTCTTGCAAATCTGGCTTTTTAGGACGTCGCTGCAATTTATTACCATGTGATTGGCTTCCTTGTCATGAAAATTCTATTTGTATAAACATCATGGAAAAAAATGCAACAAGAAATAGTTACAG atgcGAATGTCCGATTGGATATACTGGAAAAGATTGCAgtagaaaaatcgattactgTAGTATTTCACCTTGTAAAAATGGTGgacaatgtaaaaatatatcatttaattatacttGTATCTGTCCTCCATCATTTATAGGAAATAACTGTGAAATTG AATTGACATCCGATTATATCATGCATTTTGTGAGATCCAGTACAACTAATTATGTGATGATGAAAGGTCCCATAAAAAATATGTCACag ttaACTATTACTGTGTGGTTGCAATCCATGGACACTTTTAATTACGGCACTGTGCTTTCATATGCAACACATGATGAAGATAATGCGCTTACAGTAACAGATTATAATGG tttcgtattatatatcaatggGCACGGAGTTGTAACTGACATTAAAATTAACGATGGTTATTGGCATTTTCTTTGTATTACATGGGAGAATACTAATGGATcttggaatatttttcttgatgGAATACTTAAAGATACTGGTACAAACTTAGCAAAGGGTTTAACTATTCCAG GTAATGGATCTTTCATTATTGGACAAGAACAAGATCGAATGGGTGGTGGTTTTTCTGAATCAGAATCATTCGTGGGTAATATTACCTTATTAGATATTTGGGATTCGGCTTTTACGAATGATTATATAATGCATTTGTATAGAAcatgtgaaaaatattatggCACTCTTTATACATGGTCTCATATATTGGAACATATATATGGAGATATTATG atcataAGCAGCCATTTTTGTCGTGGTTGCTCATTACCAGTTGTACCATTTAGAGGTAACATAAATACTACAGAAGATTTATTAGAAGCAACTTATTATTGTGATACTGGATATGTCCTTAAATTTGGTGGTAAAGAACAAGAAGTACTAAGAAGAAAATGTCTTAAAAATGGTGAATGGGAAGGTTCCGATACACCTAAATGTCTTA agGTAAAATGCGGCTTTCCTGGATATTTTCCACGTGGCTATATAAGGGGCTGGTCGTATTTTTTCGgggatgaaatttattattcttgtatCAGTGGCTACGAACTTCATGGAAGCATACGTAGAGTATGCAAATCAAATGGAAAATGGAGTGGATCGCCACCTCTTTGTATTG GGGTAACATGTAAAAGTTTATTGGCACCGGAAAATGGAGATATAGAGTACATAAtagaagagaatgagagagatgaCATTACAATTTTGCAG GCAGGGCaacaaattgaatttaaatgtgATTCCGGATTTCGTTTGGTcggtgaaaaatatttaacatgttTAGAAACTGGCATATGGAATCATGATAATCCAGTTTGCATTCCTTACAGTTGTCCACCACCGATgaa aatagAGCATGGttacatgaaaataattaccaatggaaatgaaaaatcttttagttctttcaaattcaaagaaaattctacTAATGATCCTTTTGTCAGAAACTACTCTTATGGTGAtactattgaatatttttgtgATCCTGGTTacaaattcgaaaatattaatgattcttCTACAATGTTTACTCTTCAATGTTCTAATAATGGTTTGTGGACTAGTTACTTTCCAAATTGCATTCTTATTAAGTGTCCTTGGCCAAACCTAATAGAAGATGGAAAGATATTTCTAAGTATAGAGGGCAATTTGACATTGGAGATTTCAAGAGTTTCAAAAGGATCAAATTGGacacaatattttaataataaagaattaaaagagaattttatttctaatacaaaaatttttgttacttGTAATTCAGGATATACATTAATAGGTGAAAATAGTAGAGTATGCAGCAATGATGGAACTTGGATTCCAGACAATCAGATTTGTGAACCACTTAATTGCCCAATTTCTAATCATTTAGTTTCACGATTTCTTAATATCAATGCATTGAATAATGTGCattataaaagtgaaaaatataaagaaggaaattataaaaatgtgaaCAATTCTTATGGAAACATTCATTTTTACATTGAAggagatatttataataaaagaattcttaTGATATGTCAAAATAGTATGAATGATTCAAACTCTTTTACTGTCGATGAAAGATTAAACATTACATGGATTTGCAATGAAGCTAGTCAATGGAAACTCGtgaattttttacaatataataataaatttatacagaTACATGATTCGAAAAATGAAACATGTGAAGGAATATTGTGTGCTACACTCATTAATATTACCAATATCAATatgaatgatttaaaaaatgttactaATATTTTTACCTTTAGTTGTCAACGAAACTATATTCTTGAAGGCACTGAAACATTAACATGTCATTCAAACGGCACATGGTCTGCAATGCCTTCGTGTAAAC ATGTGACTTGTAGAAAACCAACATTACCAGTTACTGCagtattaaaacaaaatgaaactgATTATAATGttgatgatataattaattttgaatgtATACCAGGATATCGAATATTTGGGCAATCAACTGCAAAATGTCTTCCTAATGGAAAATGGTCCAAAATGCGTGGCAGGTGTTCTA AAATATCTTGCGGTAAACCAGTAGTACCACCTGGTATAATTGTTCAGGGTCCATCCTATTTATTTCGAGAACAACTTGCTTATATCTGTCCTAATGGTAAAAAGGTAGGTTCAATTACTTGTAAATCGGATGGAAAATGGAGCGATCCTCCACAATgtactaataaataa